Below is a window of Pseudarthrobacter equi DNA.
CGCGGCATCAGCGAGGCCGCCCACGCAGCGGCAGGCGCTGCACCGAGCCCGGTCAGGGCCTCGTGGGCGGCGGTCAGCTCCATGTCAGCCGACGTTTCGTCGCCCATCCCAAGGCAGGCCTGCCCGATGAGCACCCTGCACCGGGCGGCCTCGTAGGGCACGCCGAGGTCGAACCAGAGCCTCCATGCCCGCCGCAGGGCCGTGCAGGCTCCCAGGGGGTCCCCCTCTGCCAGCAGGACGGCGCCGTCGGCCTGTGCCGCAACGGCGCGCACCATGGGCGTGGCGGAGCCTGCGGCGAAGCGGCCCAGTTCATCGGCTCCCTGCCGTGCCGCCGCCACATCCGGAACCGCCAGTTCAATCTCCACCAGCGCCGGCAACAGGTGCCGTCGGATGACGGCATCCGCGGTTCCGGCAGCCCTGCGGATCATCGACTGTGCCTGCTGAAGGTCTCCGCGCTGAAGCAGCAGAAGGGCCAGGCCGGGTTGCGGCTCGTACCCGCTGTTGGCAGCCGTCCTGAAGGAGAGGCCGGCGGCTTCCAGCTGGCCGCGAAGCCGTTGCACCTCGCCCCGCTGGTAGTGGGCTCCGAACAGCACCTCGGGATCGTTGTCCGCAGCGCGCGCATCCGCCGTGGTTGCCGCAGCAAGCGCCTCTTCCCAGGCACCGTGCCAGCGGAACAGTTCTGCCCGGTGGGCCTGGCACTGGCCGCTGAATGCCGCCATGTCCGGTTGATCGGCACACCAGCGGTCAAGTGCTGCCGTCCATTCCAGTGCCCGGCCGAGGTCGAAAGCCAGCTGGCAGGATGCAATGACGGCGCAGTAGGCAATCCCTGACGGTATGGCCGAAACTTCACCCGCGGTCACCGCAACCATGACCTCATCGAAGATCTGCAGGCCCTCCTCCACCCGGCCCTGCCCCACCGCTGCCTGGCCGGTACCGAGCAGGGCGAGCGCCATGAGGTCCCGGTCCTGGAAGGCCTGGCCGATGCCGGCGGCCCGGGCGAGCAGCTCAAGCGCTCCACCGGGGTCACCCTGGTGCAGGCGTGCCAGGGACGTCGGGATCAGCAGGAACCCCTCGACGGCGTCAGGCCGCGGGATCTCCGCCACCAGCCGCTGCCCCCGGGCCAGCCAACCGCCCGCACGTTCTCCCTCGCCAAAGTGCATGAGGTGGATTGCCATCCAGCCCGCACAGCGGGCGGCCCCGGCAAGGTCGCCTACCACCAGGTATTCCTCATGGGCCCGGGTCAGCGACGCAAACCCGGCAGCGGCGCTGCCGGTCAGGATTTCGGCGGTGGCAAGGCGTTCGAGGTCCGCCGCGGGAAGTCCGCCCGATTGGTCTGCTTCCCGCAGGGTTTGGAAGGCATCGGTCCAACGCTGCTCGCGGAATGCCGCGCGGCCGCGGTCCAGGCCGTCATCCAGTCCTGTTTCAGCCGACACCTGGCCTCCTTCCGGATACCCGCCGAGCCGGCCCGCCGCCGTCGTGCGCTGGCCGCAGCGGTGCCTAAGCGTCACCGTACGCCGGGCACCCGCGCCAGACAAGCAGCAGGCCGGCTGCCGGATCAGGGGCGCAGCAGCGCTCGAAGGGCCTGGATGGTGTCGGCCTCAGCGGCGGTCTTGTCCTCGCGGTAGCCCTTGACCCGTGCGAAGCGGAGGGCGATGCGGCCCGGGTAACGCGGGGACTGCTGCACGCCGTCGATGGCAATCTCGACGACGGTGACCGGCTCCACCCAGACGGTGCCGGCGGTGCGCCGCACCTCGATCTCCTGGAACCGTTCGGTCTGCCACTGCAACAGGGCATCGGTGATGCCCTTGAAGGTCTTGCCCACCATCACGTACCCGCCGGGCTCACCGAACTCGCCGGCAGGGTCGAGGGCACCAAGGTGCAGGTTGGACAGCATCCCGGCGCGCCGCCCCGAGCCCCACTCGCATGCGAGCACCACAAGGTCGTAGGTGAGCACCGGCTTGACCTTGATCCAGTTGGACCCACGGCGCCCGGCCGAGTACACGGACCCCACCGATTTCAGCATGACGCCCTCATGTCCCGCCGAGAGCGCGTCACGCGATATCCGCCCGGCAACCTCCGGGTCCGCGGTAATCTCCCCCGGGATCCGGTGGGCGGGGGCAATGGATTCGAGCACCTTAGTCCGCTCGGACAGGGGTTCATCGAGCAGGTCCCGGCCATCAATGTGCAGCACGTCAAAAAACCAGGGATGCAGCACCGTGGTGCGTGCGGCGTCGGCACCGAACCGGGACATGGTCTCCTGGAACGGCCGCGGGGCGCCGTCCTCTCCCAGGGCCAGGGTCTCGCCGTCGAGGATCACATCGTGCACCGGAAACCCGCGCACCACCTCCACCACCTCGGGGAGCCGGTGCGTCACCTCGGCCAGGGTGCGCGTGAAAATGCGGACGTCGTCGCCGGACCGGTGCACCTGGATGCGGGCGCCATCGAGCTTGTATTCCACGGACGCTTCGCCCGTGGTCTCCAACGCGGCCGTGACGCTTGCGCCGGTCCCTGCGAGCATGGGCTGCACGGGCCGGCCCACCTGCAGGCCAACCTCGTCCAGCTCCGCCGCTGTGCCCGTCAGCGCCAGCCGGGCCGTCGAGCCGAGGTCACCGGACAGCATCGCGGCCCTGCGGACGGACTCGACTGAGCGCTCCGCTGCGCGGGCCACCGCATCGGTCAGGACACCTTCCAGCGCCCCCGTTCGCAGTTCGCCCAGGAGCACGCCGCCGATGAACGCCTGCTCCCGTTCGGTTGCCGCTGCGGTGAGCTCGC
It encodes the following:
- a CDS encoding helix-turn-helix transcriptional regulator, producing MSAETGLDDGLDRGRAAFREQRWTDAFQTLREADQSGGLPAADLERLATAEILTGSAAAGFASLTRAHEEYLVVGDLAGAARCAGWMAIHLMHFGEGERAGGWLARGQRLVAEIPRPDAVEGFLLIPTSLARLHQGDPGGALELLARAAGIGQAFQDRDLMALALLGTGQAAVGQGRVEEGLQIFDEVMVAVTAGEVSAIPSGIAYCAVIASCQLAFDLGRALEWTAALDRWCADQPDMAAFSGQCQAHRAELFRWHGAWEEALAAATTADARAADNDPEVLFGAHYQRGEVQRLRGQLEAAGLSFRTAANSGYEPQPGLALLLLQRGDLQQAQSMIRRAAGTADAVIRRHLLPALVEIELAVPDVAAARQGADELGRFAAGSATPMVRAVAAQADGAVLLAEGDPLGACTALRRAWRLWFDLGVPYEAARCRVLIGQACLGMGDETSADMELTAAHEALTGLGAAPAAAWAASLMPRGRGKGAGPLTPREEQVLRLVASGQGNRAIAVGLFLSEKTVARHVSNIFLKLGLTSRAAATRYAFEHGLAG
- a CDS encoding ATP-dependent DNA ligase, yielding MLLDELVRTTDAVASTRSRLAKVDALAQLLKRLDPADIPAAVGLLTAKPRQGRVGVGWRGMSAAMGVPAAEPCLTLAALDAALDRLQALAGAGSAAERAATLRELTAAATEREQAFIGGVLLGELRTGALEGVLTDAVARAAERSVESVRRAAMLSGDLGSTARLALTGTAAELDEVGLQVGRPVQPMLAGTGASVTAALETTGEASVEYKLDGARIQVHRSGDDVRIFTRTLAEVTHRLPEVVEVVRGFPVHDVILDGETLALGEDGAPRPFQETMSRFGADAARTTVLHPWFFDVLHIDGRDLLDEPLSERTKVLESIAPAHRIPGEITADPEVAGRISRDALSAGHEGVMLKSVGSVYSAGRRGSNWIKVKPVLTYDLVVLACEWGSGRRAGMLSNLHLGALDPAGEFGEPGGYVMVGKTFKGITDALLQWQTERFQEIEVRRTAGTVWVEPVTVVEIAIDGVQQSPRYPGRIALRFARVKGYREDKTAAEADTIQALRALLRP